Proteins encoded by one window of Micromonospora coxensis:
- a CDS encoding WG repeat-containing protein, with protein MSSGYRWHDPAEPSWVMEPTTEWHPQFPGQRYPGDIGSRHVPPPARGRAAAVGRAEVPPLAPTRPDGTYLGRSWADHDEDLSRWSGHRVDDERPEDEPYRPPADERIWVRERRQAEPERSAGRPEQQRPGPTERSREAAWHRDRGTPDRGNPDRGNPDRGAPDRYEGRPQRPAAGVTPVSPGPRPEPVRGGEPGWLPEPGEALPPYRPGGGPDRRRDPREPGPGDHRGRTDQDVPGRYREHDERRRREYDDRPPAPRGYDDRRPHGYDDGHRLPPRPDERRQRDYDDQRRSDPHQPDAYRRPDERPYGDERRRAEERGPWRESSGRAEAYPDRRPREAVPPAEAYREPWTRDRDAGHRPGPARPEYARQPEHRPDQRRPVEPGPDTRPARHDERPAARGPVPGAAAPVPPARPGPGHGPSTPGRPVSGAPVSSAPISPAPTSGAPVPGAPVSGPPVPGAPVAGSGRPAPSGVDAGRPPFVDRGVGHPTDGPGTARATSGAPARPVTWSTAEGPGLPRPTSGASGRPGPDRPVTWSTADGPGVPRPTSGAPADRRPMDGPPDRSAVPRPTSGAPVDRRTDDRPADGPGTTRPTSGPPDGRRVADRPADHPGVPRPTSGAPVRPVTWSTADGPGVPRPTSGAPAHPDQARPRTDLPVTWSTADGPGVGRPTSGAPAHPDQARTTSDRSVTRPSHEPPVAPPHAARPPAERSVDRPPTDRDRPTSGAPVDNSTAARPVSGGPGGEPGPRPPARTADGPALEITPERPRRYVPPPPTPDPVAPPARTPARNSAEAWFRPAKPVPPPAEDAPATKVPADQGGSSGTPAARPARTDDAADDRTTPAPTTRPSAPDPSPADSSSPLPGRTSDPERPVSAPPGPTTPARPVSAPPSVPAPAGHDDADGEPSPATGPTPPDGAVARDPADAVPVAVWPATTPPVVPVADPQENRMAPPVSARPVSAPPAPVPSPGVTPRPVAPAGTVEEPVPVPATPAPPVVGRPVSGPPLAARPVSAPPGADLPVRPVATPPVSAPPVQVSAPPAQVSTPPLPVSGPPAPVSAPPAQVPAPPAQVSAPPAAPPAQVSAPPASPSALPGQGSGPVPTPPLPADAASTPPAPVSGPPAPVSTPATPVSAPPLPVSGPPAPVSAPPAQEFAWPVPVSAPPVPVSGPAAQVSAPPAQAAPVSGPPAAASPPSAQVSAPPAQVSAPPAVGTPSDPAVRVPGAAVDEVAPTADEASHPGSAPASPEWSEASAATLDVTEPADRHHPGRTTTAAPATDAPTDRHDPEPTATTASTPADAEPTGQHQGSMTAGDPRPEPAEDTTAQPIPSGPDDRTHPADSPAAPASVPPGQPAGEPTVRDTRPADEPAPANEPTDQPPAATAPAASAPDRAPSTPEPVPPAGTTGAAAVAQGDPEQVLAAYRWRLDQDTLCEVVDDPDELRALRRRLTEKLGVSLDNRARARLLSLRAVVSRVVDDLDDALADGRLALTYAEATGELRRTALARARLAEVLRRKGEHAEADRLFAEANSAELPDRLRAALHEHAGRSCYDQGRLMEACEHFERALDLRRADDPELTERIRISLDAVHARAAARGGFGPYPRTREEVLRGRRSPAPTFDGGLGLWGYADADGELVIGYTFAEAQPFAEGMAWVRRPDAPGWELLDETGATLLAPAYPIVRAFSDGLAWVSRGGDADWTAIEPDGTEVTHGGFEEVRPFRGGVAAVRRGGWGAVNRDGRMVVPPRYHGFRTMLADGRQVDGFTDEGLAVVEVGGLRGVVDRAGKVLVAPAHPALVIHPVAFLATDGTGRWGALDRQGRSLIDPVHPGRDAVLAEIDLLLADAHPVL; from the coding sequence ATGAGCAGCGGCTACCGCTGGCACGACCCGGCCGAGCCCTCCTGGGTGATGGAACCGACCACCGAGTGGCATCCCCAGTTCCCCGGTCAGCGCTACCCCGGCGACATCGGCTCCCGGCACGTCCCGCCGCCCGCGCGTGGACGCGCCGCCGCCGTCGGCCGCGCCGAGGTGCCCCCGCTCGCCCCGACCCGCCCCGACGGCACGTACCTCGGGCGCTCCTGGGCCGACCACGACGAGGACCTGTCCCGCTGGAGCGGCCACCGGGTCGACGACGAGCGGCCCGAGGACGAGCCGTACCGGCCGCCGGCCGACGAGCGGATCTGGGTGCGCGAACGCCGCCAGGCCGAGCCGGAGCGGTCCGCCGGCCGCCCCGAGCAGCAGCGCCCCGGCCCCACCGAGCGCTCCCGCGAGGCCGCCTGGCACCGCGACCGCGGCACGCCCGACCGCGGCAACCCCGACCGCGGCAACCCCGACCGCGGCGCCCCCGACCGGTACGAGGGCCGGCCGCAGCGCCCCGCGGCGGGCGTCACCCCGGTCTCCCCCGGCCCTCGGCCCGAGCCGGTGCGCGGCGGTGAGCCCGGCTGGCTGCCCGAGCCGGGCGAGGCGCTGCCGCCGTACCGTCCCGGCGGCGGACCCGACCGGCGGCGCGACCCGCGCGAGCCGGGCCCCGGCGACCACCGGGGCCGCACCGACCAGGACGTCCCCGGCCGCTACCGGGAGCACGACGAGCGCCGCCGCCGTGAGTACGACGACCGCCCGCCGGCCCCGCGCGGGTACGACGACCGCCGCCCGCACGGGTACGACGACGGCCACCGGCTGCCGCCCCGCCCGGATGAGCGCCGGCAGCGCGACTACGACGACCAGCGGCGCAGCGACCCGCACCAGCCGGACGCGTACCGCCGCCCGGACGAGCGGCCGTACGGCGACGAACGCCGACGCGCCGAGGAGCGCGGCCCCTGGCGCGAGTCGTCCGGCCGGGCCGAGGCGTACCCGGACCGGCGTCCACGGGAGGCCGTGCCGCCCGCCGAGGCGTACCGCGAGCCGTGGACCCGCGACCGTGACGCCGGGCACCGGCCCGGCCCGGCCCGCCCCGAGTACGCGCGCCAGCCGGAGCACCGTCCGGACCAGCGCCGCCCGGTGGAGCCGGGACCCGACACCCGGCCGGCCCGGCACGACGAGCGGCCCGCCGCACGCGGCCCGGTCCCCGGCGCCGCCGCCCCGGTACCGCCGGCCCGCCCCGGCCCCGGCCACGGCCCGAGCACGCCGGGCCGTCCGGTCTCCGGCGCGCCGGTCTCGTCCGCACCGATCTCCCCCGCGCCGACCTCCGGCGCTCCGGTCCCGGGTGCTCCGGTGTCCGGTCCGCCCGTCCCGGGGGCCCCCGTGGCGGGTTCGGGCCGGCCGGCGCCGTCCGGCGTCGACGCCGGACGGCCGCCCTTCGTCGACCGGGGTGTCGGGCACCCCACCGACGGGCCGGGCACCGCGCGTGCGACCTCCGGCGCGCCGGCCCGACCGGTCACCTGGTCCACCGCCGAGGGACCCGGCCTCCCCCGGCCCACCTCGGGCGCGTCCGGCCGCCCCGGACCCGACCGACCCGTCACGTGGTCCACCGCCGACGGTCCCGGCGTCCCGCGCCCCACCTCGGGCGCGCCCGCCGACCGGCGCCCAATGGACGGGCCCCCCGACCGGTCGGCCGTCCCCCGGCCCACGTCCGGCGCGCCCGTCGACCGGCGCACGGACGACCGGCCCGCCGACGGTCCGGGCACCACCCGACCGACCTCGGGCCCGCCCGACGGCCGGCGCGTGGCGGACCGGCCCGCCGACCACCCGGGCGTTCCCCGGCCCACCTCGGGCGCGCCCGTGCGGCCCGTCACCTGGTCCACCGCCGACGGTCCCGGCGTCCCCCGGCCGACCTCCGGCGCGCCCGCCCACCCCGACCAGGCCCGGCCCCGTACCGACCTGCCCGTCACCTGGTCCACCGCCGACGGTCCGGGAGTCGGCCGGCCGACCTCCGGCGCGCCCGCCCACCCCGACCAGGCCCGGACCACATCCGACCGGTCCGTCACCCGGCCGTCGCACGAGCCGCCGGTCGCCCCGCCGCACGCCGCCCGGCCCCCGGCGGAGCGGTCCGTCGACCGGCCCCCGACCGACCGCGACCGGCCGACGTCCGGCGCGCCCGTGGACAACTCCACCGCCGCCCGCCCGGTCTCCGGCGGCCCCGGCGGCGAGCCGGGCCCACGCCCCCCGGCCCGGACGGCCGACGGTCCCGCGCTGGAGATCACCCCGGAACGCCCCCGCCGGTACGTCCCACCGCCGCCCACTCCCGACCCCGTGGCGCCCCCGGCCCGCACCCCGGCGCGCAACAGCGCGGAGGCGTGGTTCCGCCCGGCCAAGCCGGTACCGCCCCCGGCCGAGGACGCACCGGCGACCAAGGTCCCCGCCGACCAGGGCGGATCCTCCGGCACCCCGGCGGCCCGCCCGGCCCGCACCGACGACGCGGCGGACGACCGGACCACGCCAGCCCCGACCACGCGGCCCTCCGCGCCGGACCCGTCGCCGGCCGACTCCTCGTCGCCGCTTCCCGGCCGGACGTCGGATCCCGAGCGGCCCGTCTCCGCTCCGCCCGGCCCCACCACCCCGGCCCGGCCGGTGTCGGCGCCGCCCTCGGTCCCCGCGCCCGCCGGACACGACGACGCGGACGGCGAACCGTCGCCCGCGACCGGCCCGACACCGCCGGACGGCGCGGTTGCCCGCGACCCGGCGGACGCCGTCCCGGTGGCCGTCTGGCCCGCCACGACTCCGCCGGTCGTCCCGGTGGCGGACCCGCAGGAGAACCGGATGGCGCCGCCGGTCAGCGCCCGGCCGGTGTCCGCGCCACCCGCTCCGGTGCCGTCGCCTGGGGTGACACCACGCCCGGTCGCACCGGCCGGCACCGTCGAGGAGCCGGTACCGGTGCCGGCCACCCCGGCGCCGCCGGTGGTCGGGCGACCCGTCTCCGGGCCTCCGCTGGCCGCCCGGCCGGTGTCCGCACCGCCGGGCGCCGACCTGCCGGTCCGGCCGGTCGCCACGCCACCGGTGTCCGCACCGCCCGTGCAGGTGTCGGCGCCTCCCGCTCAGGTGTCCACGCCTCCCCTCCCGGTGTCCGGACCGCCGGCTCCGGTGTCCGCACCGCCCGCGCAGGTACCCGCGCCCCCCGCGCAGGTGTCCGCGCCGCCGGCCGCGCCCCCCGCGCAGGTGTCCGCGCCGCCGGCCTCGCCGTCCGCGCTCCCGGGGCAGGGAAGCGGGCCGGTGCCGACGCCACCTCTGCCGGCAGACGCGGCGTCCACACCGCCGGCGCCGGTGTCCGGACCGCCCGCCCCGGTGTCCACGCCGGCCACCCCGGTGTCCGCGCCTCCCCTTCCGGTGTCCGGACCGCCGGCTCCGGTGTCCGCACCTCCTGCCCAGGAATTCGCGTGGCCGGTCCCGGTGTCCGCGCCACCCGTCCCGGTCTCCGGACCAGCAGCGCAGGTGTCCGCGCCCCCGGCCCAGGCGGCCCCGGTGTCCGGGCCGCCGGCAGCGGCGTCGCCTCCGTCCGCGCAGGTGTCCGCGCCACCGGCCCAGGTCTCCGCGCCACCGGCCGTCGGCACGCCGTCGGATCCGGCGGTTCGGGTGCCCGGGGCAGCCGTCGACGAGGTCGCCCCGACGGCGGACGAGGCGTCCCACCCCGGCTCCGCGCCGGCCTCTCCTGAGTGGTCGGAGGCGTCGGCCGCGACCCTCGACGTCACCGAGCCGGCCGACCGGCACCACCCGGGGCGGACCACGACCGCCGCCCCGGCCACCGACGCCCCGACCGACCGGCACGACCCGGAGCCCACCGCCACCACTGCGTCGACCCCCGCCGACGCGGAGCCGACCGGCCAGCACCAGGGGTCGATGACCGCCGGAGATCCTCGCCCGGAGCCGGCCGAGGACACCACCGCACAGCCGATCCCGTCGGGGCCCGACGACAGGACGCACCCGGCGGACTCGCCGGCCGCCCCGGCGTCCGTCCCGCCCGGACAGCCGGCGGGCGAGCCGACGGTGCGCGACACCCGGCCGGCGGACGAGCCCGCCCCGGCCAACGAGCCGACGGACCAGCCCCCGGCCGCCACGGCACCGGCAGCGAGCGCGCCGGACCGCGCGCCGTCGACACCGGAGCCCGTCCCGCCGGCCGGCACCACGGGCGCCGCCGCCGTCGCGCAGGGCGACCCGGAGCAGGTGCTGGCCGCGTACCGGTGGCGGCTCGACCAGGACACCCTGTGCGAGGTCGTCGACGACCCGGACGAACTGCGGGCGCTCCGGCGGCGGCTGACCGAGAAGCTCGGGGTGTCCCTGGACAACCGGGCCCGCGCCCGGCTGCTGAGCCTGCGTGCCGTGGTCTCCCGCGTCGTGGACGACCTGGACGACGCCCTCGCCGACGGTCGGCTCGCCCTCACGTACGCCGAGGCGACCGGGGAGCTGCGGCGCACCGCGCTGGCCCGGGCCCGGCTGGCGGAGGTGCTGCGCCGCAAGGGCGAGCACGCCGAGGCCGACCGGCTCTTCGCGGAGGCCAACTCGGCGGAGCTGCCGGACCGGCTGCGGGCTGCCCTGCACGAGCACGCGGGCCGGTCCTGCTACGACCAGGGCCGGCTGATGGAGGCGTGCGAGCACTTCGAGCGGGCGCTGGACCTGCGCCGCGCCGACGACCCGGAGCTGACCGAGCGGATCAGGATCTCGCTGGACGCCGTGCACGCGCGGGCGGCGGCCAGGGGCGGCTTCGGGCCGTACCCCCGGACCCGGGAGGAGGTGCTGCGCGGACGCCGCTCCCCGGCGCCGACGTTCGACGGCGGCCTGGGTCTGTGGGGGTACGCGGACGCCGACGGCGAGCTGGTGATCGGCTACACCTTCGCCGAGGCGCAGCCCTTCGCCGAGGGCATGGCCTGGGTGCGCCGCCCGGACGCCCCGGGCTGGGAGCTGCTCGACGAGACCGGCGCGACCCTGCTCGCCCCGGCGTACCCGATCGTTCGCGCCTTCTCCGACGGCCTGGCCTGGGTGTCGCGTGGCGGTGACGCGGACTGGACGGCGATCGAGCCGGACGGCACCGAGGTGACGCACGGCGGCTTCGAGGAGGTGCGGCCGTTCCGGGGCGGCGTGGCCGCGGTCCGCCGGGGCGGCTGGGGCGCGGTGAACCGCGACGGCCGGATGGTCGTCCCGCCCCGCTACCACGGTTTCCGCACCATGCTGGCCGACGGCCGGCAGGTGGACGGGTTCACCGACGAGGGGCTGGCGGTGGTGGAGGTGGGCGGCCTGCGCGGGGTGGTGGACCGCGCCGGGAAGGTGCTGGTGGCGCCGGCGCATCCGGCGCTGGTGATCCACCCGGTGGCGTTCCTGGCCACCGACGGCACCGGCCGGTGGGGCGCGCTGGACCGGCAGGGCAGGTCGCTGATCGACCCGGTGCACCCGGGCCGGGACGCCGTGCTGGCCGAGATCGACCTGCTGCTGGCCGACGCCCACCCGGTGCTCTGA
- a CDS encoding aldo/keto reductase family protein, protein MEFRHLGRSGLLVSEISYGNWITHGSQVEEDAALACVRAALDTGITTFDTADVYAGTRAEEVLGKALAGERREGLEIFTKVYWPTGPGRNDRGLSRKHIMESINGSLRRLRTDYVDLYQAHRYDYSTPLEETMEAFADIVHSGKAHYIGVSEWKASQIREAHALARELRIPLVSNQPQYSMLWRVIETEVVPTSEELGVSQIVWSPMAQGVLSGKYLPGQPPPAGSRATDEKSGAGFIAQWLSDEVLTRVQRLKPLAEQAGLTMPQLAVAWVLQNPNVASAIIGASRPEQVHDNVKASGVKLDADLLKAIDEIVEPVTERDAAKTESPAERP, encoded by the coding sequence ATGGAATTCCGTCATCTGGGCCGTTCCGGCCTGCTGGTCAGCGAGATCTCGTACGGCAACTGGATCACCCACGGCTCCCAGGTCGAGGAGGACGCGGCGCTGGCCTGTGTCCGGGCCGCGCTGGACACCGGCATCACCACGTTCGACACCGCCGACGTGTACGCCGGCACCCGGGCCGAGGAGGTGCTCGGCAAGGCGCTGGCGGGCGAGCGTCGCGAAGGGCTGGAGATCTTCACGAAGGTCTACTGGCCGACCGGCCCGGGGCGCAACGACCGGGGCCTGTCCCGCAAGCACATCATGGAGTCGATCAACGGCTCGCTGCGCCGGCTGCGCACCGACTACGTGGACCTCTACCAGGCCCACCGGTACGACTACAGCACGCCGCTGGAGGAGACGATGGAGGCGTTCGCCGACATCGTGCACTCCGGCAAGGCGCACTACATCGGCGTCTCGGAGTGGAAGGCGTCGCAGATCCGCGAGGCCCACGCCCTGGCCCGGGAGCTGCGCATCCCGCTGGTCTCCAACCAGCCGCAGTACTCGATGCTGTGGCGGGTCATCGAGACCGAGGTCGTGCCCACCAGCGAGGAGCTGGGCGTGTCGCAGATCGTCTGGTCGCCGATGGCGCAGGGCGTGCTCTCCGGCAAGTACCTGCCCGGCCAGCCGCCGCCGGCCGGCTCCCGGGCCACCGACGAGAAGTCGGGCGCCGGGTTCATCGCCCAGTGGCTGAGCGACGAGGTGCTGACCCGGGTGCAGCGGCTCAAGCCCCTCGCCGAGCAGGCCGGGCTGACCATGCCGCAGCTCGCCGTCGCGTGGGTGCTGCAGAACCCGAACGTCGCCTCGGCGATCATCGGGGCGTCCCGGCCGGAGCAGGTGCACGACAACGTCAAGGCGTCCGGTGTGAAGCTCGACGCCGACCTGCTCAAGGCGATCGACGAGATCGTCGAACCGGTCACCGAGCGGGACGCGGCGAAGACCGAGAGCCCGGCCGAGCGGCCGTGA